A genomic segment from Paenibacillus sp. FSL K6-1096 encodes:
- the radC gene encoding DNA repair protein RadC: MELQSLMLRDLPHEERPRERMMHYGAESLSQTELLAILLRTGAQSESAIHIAQRLLNIAGGLRGLADLSIEELTTIKGIGPAKAVQLKAGIELGRRMANSRLTEAVVIRSPQDAAEILTEQLRYLQKEHFICLFLNTKNHVIAQETLSMGSLNASIVHPREVFRAAMKCSSAAIICAHNHPSGDPTPSPEDISLTTRLVQAGEIVGIDVLDHLVIGDGSYVSLKQKGYM, from the coding sequence ATGGAATTGCAATCACTTATGTTGCGTGACCTCCCCCATGAAGAACGACCACGAGAGCGCATGATGCATTATGGGGCGGAATCTTTAAGTCAAACGGAGCTGCTGGCGATTCTGCTGCGCACAGGTGCGCAGAGTGAATCAGCCATTCATATTGCCCAGCGGCTGCTGAACATTGCCGGCGGCCTCCGGGGACTTGCGGATCTGAGCATTGAAGAACTAACTACAATCAAAGGCATCGGCCCGGCCAAGGCCGTGCAACTGAAAGCTGGCATAGAACTGGGAAGACGCATGGCAAATTCCCGGCTTACCGAAGCGGTGGTTATCCGCAGTCCCCAGGACGCGGCGGAGATTCTGACCGAGCAGCTTCGTTATTTGCAGAAGGAACATTTCATCTGTCTGTTCCTGAATACGAAGAATCATGTTATTGCGCAGGAAACATTGTCCATGGGCAGCCTTAACGCCTCCATCGTGCATCCCCGCGAGGTGTTCCGGGCAGCCATGAAATGCAGCAGCGCAGCTATTATATGCGCACACAATCACCCGAGCGGCGATCCGACGCCAAGCCCGGAGGACATCTCCCTGACCACCAGGCTGGTGCAGGCAGGCGAGATTGTGGGCATTGACGTACTGGACCACCTGGTCATCGGAGACGGCAGCTATGTAAGTTTGAAACAAAAAGGCTATATGTAA
- the minD gene encoding septum site-determining protein MinD — protein sequence MGEAIVVTSGKGGVGKTTTTANIGTALALQGKKVCLVDTDIGLRNLDVVMGLENRIIYDLVDVAEGRCRLNQALVKDKRFDELYMLPAAQTKDKTAVTPEQVRDIILELKKEYEYILIDCPAGIEHGFRNAIAGADKAIVVTTPEHAAVRDADRIIGLLEQSPVESPKLIVNRIRHGLMRSGDMLDIEDILQVLNIDLIGIVPDDEQVIRAANNGEPTVMNPDSNAAIAYRNIARRILGDAVPLMQLDQKQGAFKKLKKFFGMG from the coding sequence ATGGGAGAAGCAATCGTCGTAACCTCGGGCAAGGGCGGAGTTGGCAAGACAACCACAACAGCCAACATTGGGACCGCGCTTGCCTTGCAAGGCAAAAAGGTATGTCTGGTGGATACGGATATCGGGCTGCGGAATCTGGATGTGGTCATGGGGCTGGAGAACCGTATTATATATGATCTTGTCGATGTGGCGGAAGGCCGCTGCCGCCTGAACCAGGCGCTCGTCAAGGACAAGCGCTTTGATGAGCTGTACATGCTGCCCGCAGCCCAGACCAAGGACAAGACCGCAGTGACACCGGAGCAGGTCAGGGATATCATTCTGGAGCTCAAGAAGGAATATGAATATATTCTGATTGATTGTCCGGCCGGAATCGAGCATGGCTTCCGCAATGCGATTGCCGGTGCCGACAAGGCCATTGTGGTCACCACTCCGGAGCATGCGGCGGTGCGGGATGCAGACCGGATTATCGGCTTGCTGGAGCAGTCGCCGGTGGAATCGCCGAAGCTGATCGTCAACCGGATCCGCCACGGGCTGATGAGATCAGGAGATATGCTGGATATTGAGGATATTCTCCAGGTGCTGAATATTGATCTGATCGGAATCGTGCCCGATGATGAGCAGGTCATCCGTGCGGCCAATAACGGAGAGCCTACCGTAATGAACCCGGATTCCAACGCAGCGATTGCTTACCGCAATATTGCCCGGCGCATTCTGGGCGATGCGGTTCCGCTGATGCAGCTTGACCAGAAGCAGGGCGCGTTCAAGAAGCTTAAGAAATTTTTCGGAATGGGCTAG
- a CDS encoding DUF4321 domain-containing protein, giving the protein MKKKNVGTLLLFLILGWLAGAWIAKLLEPVQALSFLTASTVLKWSPQADLDIISYDITIHLKLCLLSLAGIITAVWLYRRL; this is encoded by the coding sequence ATGAAGAAAAAAAATGTAGGCACACTGCTGTTATTTCTTATTCTGGGCTGGCTGGCCGGAGCCTGGATTGCCAAGCTGCTGGAACCTGTTCAAGCATTGTCTTTTCTTACAGCTTCGACTGTTCTGAAGTGGTCGCCGCAAGCCGATTTGGACATCATATCCTATGACATCACTATCCATTTGAAGTTGTGCCTGCTCAGTCTTGCCGGAATCATTACAGCGGTATGGCTGTACCGCAGGCTGTAG
- the minC gene encoding septum site-determining protein MinC produces the protein MTVKSKHVRIKGIKDGLVFLLDDKCPFDDLLSELRYKLEHSHQNILTGPIVHVDVKLGSRVVTEEDKEAVLEILKGQGNLLIRSVEALEDPQEKDPEALFLMSGMLRSGQVLHHEGNLLFLGDVNPGGTITCSGDIYILGALKGMAHAGINGNQDAIIAASLLAPTQLRIADIISRPPDEWGTRESSMEFAYLSDGAMQIDKIHNIVRLRQDLNVFKGV, from the coding sequence ATGACAGTTAAATCCAAGCATGTAAGGATTAAGGGCATCAAAGATGGCCTGGTATTCCTGCTAGACGACAAATGTCCCTTTGACGATCTCTTGAGTGAGCTTCGCTATAAGCTGGAGCACAGCCATCAAAATATTCTGACCGGACCGATTGTGCATGTAGATGTCAAGCTGGGCAGCCGTGTTGTTACCGAAGAAGACAAAGAAGCGGTCCTGGAGATCCTCAAAGGACAGGGGAACCTGCTTATCCGCTCTGTAGAAGCTCTTGAAGATCCTCAAGAGAAGGACCCAGAGGCCTTGTTCCTGATGAGCGGAATGCTCCGTTCCGGCCAAGTGCTGCACCATGAGGGCAATCTGCTGTTTCTGGGTGATGTGAATCCGGGGGGGACGATTACCTGCTCGGGGGATATCTATATTCTCGGGGCGCTCAAGGGAATGGCGCACGCCGGAATCAATGGCAACCAGGACGCGATTATTGCCGCCTCCCTGCTGGCGCCTACCCAGCTGCGGATTGCCGATATTATCAGCAGGCCCCCGGATGAATGGGGAACCCGGGAGAGCAGCATGGAATTCGCCTATTTATCAGACGGTGCTATGCAAATTGACAAGATTCATAATATAGTCAGATTACGTCAGGATTTAAATGTGTTTAAAGGGGTGTAG
- a CDS encoding SPOR domain-containing protein → MSNGRMTFRFDGEGEGRRSEAADRRTVRINGRVLENKSKDKLLHEEAGTPVEPRPLRPDEYIVELQRVELPRTAEVAYMKNRRPSRWGPNVQQDDEDFDQPYTVQPASRNLWEQGSLPDSPLRYGESYSEEEDEADRHYPLLDDDLDGGAGGYGASGSYGGTYGGSYQTRRPSYWWKFALAITGALGTGILLGYAALSFIGGGPAGSGKEAEGGAVKTGIVQGQNSAGGTAGADITGVPAEEGGEAAAAHLPVQVAAQSYYLLQYGVFSTPAGAEQAKQELLAAGLAAGLDPADGNRVYAGMSPDREQAKLLSSSLKNQGIELYVRELALPAVQQVRYSGTAEAVDNYFTVSAKLLNELSSLSASLLSGAAGESSTAAVSDLHMQWLQAAKALEPGLTPEEQSLAAGLTQSMSQGIAALNEYGKNKAEGLLWEVQEAMMSFLTGQRSLLSSIS, encoded by the coding sequence TTGAGTAACGGAAGAATGACATTCCGGTTTGACGGTGAGGGTGAAGGGCGGCGGAGCGAAGCCGCAGACCGCCGGACCGTCCGGATTAACGGTAGGGTACTGGAGAACAAGAGTAAGGACAAGCTGCTGCATGAGGAGGCAGGGACACCCGTGGAGCCCCGCCCGCTCCGGCCGGATGAATACATTGTTGAGCTGCAGCGGGTAGAGCTGCCCCGGACGGCTGAGGTCGCCTATATGAAAAACCGACGCCCCAGCCGCTGGGGCCCGAACGTCCAGCAGGATGATGAGGACTTCGATCAGCCTTACACGGTCCAACCGGCGTCAAGGAATTTGTGGGAGCAAGGCAGCCTGCCGGACAGTCCTCTCCGCTATGGAGAGAGCTACAGTGAAGAGGAGGACGAAGCAGACAGGCATTACCCGCTGCTGGATGATGACCTGGATGGGGGGGCGGGCGGATACGGGGCATCCGGCTCGTACGGAGGCACTTATGGCGGCTCTTATCAGACCCGCCGTCCCTCCTATTGGTGGAAGTTCGCGCTCGCCATTACGGGAGCGCTGGGAACCGGGATTCTGCTCGGCTACGCCGCCCTGTCCTTCATCGGCGGCGGTCCGGCGGGAAGCGGCAAGGAAGCAGAGGGCGGGGCGGTGAAGACGGGAATCGTTCAGGGGCAGAATTCCGCGGGCGGCACTGCCGGAGCAGATATCACCGGCGTGCCTGCGGAAGAGGGTGGTGAAGCGGCAGCGGCGCATCTGCCGGTGCAGGTTGCTGCGCAGAGCTATTATCTGCTGCAATACGGTGTCTTCAGCACGCCGGCGGGTGCGGAGCAGGCGAAGCAGGAGCTGCTGGCGGCGGGGCTGGCCGCAGGTCTTGATCCGGCGGACGGCAACCGGGTATACGCCGGCATGTCGCCTGACCGCGAGCAGGCCAAGCTGCTCAGCAGCAGCCTAAAGAATCAGGGCATTGAGCTGTACGTAAGAGAGCTGGCCTTACCTGCTGTGCAGCAGGTGCGCTATAGCGGAACGGCAGAGGCGGTGGACAATTATTTTACCGTCAGTGCCAAGCTCCTAAACGAGCTAAGCAGTCTGTCCGCTTCGCTGCTAAGCGGAGCCGCCGGAGAGAGCAGCACTGCTGCGGTTAGCGATCTGCATATGCAGTGGCTCCAGGCTGCCAAGGCGCTTGAGCCGGGCCTGACCCCGGAAGAGCAGAGCCTTGCTGCGGGGCTTACACAATCGATGAGCCAGGGAATCGCTGCGCTGAACGAATATGGCAAGAATAAGGCTGAAGGCCTGTTATGGGAAGTACAGGAGGCTATGATGAGCTTCCTGACCGGCCAGAGAAGCCTGCTGTCCTCCATAAGCTGA
- a CDS encoding M50 family metallopeptidase — MIRVLGIELSLHPLFVLILMFSVLTGQFLELLTLFMIVFIHELGHVCAARLTGVTVRSVQLLPFGGVAVIEDHGRLTAGREIGIALAGPLQNGILILMALVLKQAEYGSIAYLNYFIGANAMIALFNLLPVLPLDGGKILQGLLSLVLPYYYTLLWTGRVSIGASLMIIVFALLPLGAGGGLRLNLLMIGAFLLYSNATDQRNLPYRFVAFLMNRERIYERYLQAEGLARPIVAFSAKPLDDIVRLFKRNHYHYIYVMNKDRDIVAVVPEQRLIASYFGM, encoded by the coding sequence TTGATTAGGGTCCTCGGCATTGAGCTGTCGCTGCATCCGCTCTTCGTGCTGATTCTTATGTTCTCCGTGCTTACCGGACAGTTCCTGGAGCTGCTGACCTTATTCATGATCGTCTTCATCCACGAGCTTGGACATGTCTGTGCCGCACGCCTGACGGGAGTGACGGTCCGCTCGGTGCAGCTGCTGCCCTTCGGCGGTGTCGCGGTTATTGAAGACCATGGCCGGCTTACAGCCGGGCGCGAGATCGGTATCGCCCTTGCCGGACCGCTGCAGAACGGTATTCTGATACTGATGGCGCTGGTGCTCAAGCAAGCCGAGTATGGAAGCATAGCTTATCTGAATTATTTCATCGGAGCGAACGCGATGATCGCGCTGTTCAATCTCCTGCCGGTGCTGCCGCTGGACGGCGGCAAGATCCTCCAGGGGCTTCTGAGCCTGGTGCTTCCGTATTATTACACCCTGCTATGGACCGGCAGAGTCAGCATCGGCGCGAGCCTGATGATCATCGTCTTTGCCTTGCTTCCGCTTGGAGCGGGAGGCGGGCTGCGTCTCAATCTGCTGATGATCGGGGCGTTTCTGCTCTATTCGAATGCTACCGACCAGCGCAATCTGCCGTACCGCTTCGTTGCTTTTCTGATGAACCGTGAACGGATCTATGAGCGTTATCTGCAGGCGGAGGGCCTGGCCCGTCCGATAGTTGCCTTCTCAGCGAAACCTTTGGATGATATAGTGCGTCTATTTAAACGTAACCATTATCATTATATCTATGTCATGAACAAGGACAGAGACATTGTGGCCGTAGTGCCGGAGCAGCGATTGATTGCTTCTTATTTCGGAATGTAA
- the mreD gene encoding rod shape-determining protein MreD, with protein MRMRRSVLILVLFLLFIIEGTILPWLIPDAWEMRIIPNLVFIVILFVTVYHHRHTALILGLSFGMLHDVVFYGRILGAHSFTMGLSAYLIGLVFQIPRAPLPLMMTVVLLGSLLEDSMLFGIYSVFNLGQQPYNWALLHHMLPTMLFHFAAGLLLYVPLRRQLELLGKETRDEEAA; from the coding sequence GTGAGGATGCGCAGATCCGTTCTTATACTGGTATTGTTCCTCTTATTTATTATTGAAGGCACTATTCTCCCCTGGCTGATCCCTGACGCCTGGGAGATGCGGATCATACCCAATCTTGTTTTTATCGTGATTCTGTTCGTTACCGTGTACCATCACCGGCATACGGCACTTATTCTCGGCCTGTCCTTCGGGATGCTGCATGATGTGGTGTTCTACGGCCGTATTCTGGGCGCGCATTCCTTCACCATGGGCTTGTCCGCATACCTGATCGGCCTGGTGTTTCAGATTCCCCGCGCTCCGCTGCCGCTCATGATGACGGTGGTGCTGCTGGGCAGCCTGCTGGAGGACAGTATGCTGTTTGGCATCTACAGTGTCTTCAATCTGGGGCAGCAGCCTTATAACTGGGCGCTTCTGCATCATATGCTGCCTACTATGCTGTTTCATTTTGCTGCCGGCTTGCTGCTCTATGTTCCACTCCGGCGCCAGCTTGAGCTGCTGGGCAAAGAGACCCGCGATGAAGAGGCTGCGTAA
- a CDS encoding Rne/Rng family ribonuclease, with product MKQMIVHCTQHTTRMALLENGRLVEYAAERDQQQGLVGSYYKGRVMNVLPGMQAAFVDIGQKKNAFLYVDDVLHPHLEKQPEVKPSIETLLQPGQEIVVQVRKEPRGGKGARVTTHYTLPGRWMVYMPFAEYVGVSKKISRESERSRLKAIGERLRQGEEGLIMRTVSEDEPADAVEGDLAFLRAQWEGITRRAKESAAPALLHSDLSIVQRFIRDAFNPQRDELMIDSAKAVQEAEAFLDELAPEGHKPVGFYRGPESIFTAYGVMEQLHKSFGRKIILEGGATLIWDETEALTVIDVNTAQYTGGTNLEDTVTRTNLLAAEEIGRLVRLRDTGGIIIVDFIDMERGEHRKQVTDKLESIISRDRTKTHILGWTHLGLLEMTRKKARHDSAGFAPVICHCCGGTGKVGEWLE from the coding sequence ATGAAACAAATGATCGTTCACTGCACACAGCATACTACCCGGATGGCACTTCTGGAGAACGGGAGGCTGGTGGAGTATGCGGCCGAACGTGACCAGCAGCAGGGTCTGGTCGGGAGTTACTATAAAGGGCGTGTTATGAATGTGCTGCCTGGAATGCAGGCGGCTTTTGTAGATATCGGCCAGAAGAAGAATGCGTTCCTGTATGTAGATGATGTCCTGCACCCCCATCTGGAGAAGCAGCCGGAGGTCAAGCCCTCCATCGAGACGCTGCTGCAGCCGGGCCAGGAGATTGTGGTTCAGGTGAGAAAAGAGCCGCGGGGCGGCAAAGGCGCGCGGGTAACCACACATTACACCTTGCCCGGACGCTGGATGGTGTACATGCCGTTCGCGGAATATGTCGGCGTGTCCAAAAAAATCAGCCGCGAATCCGAGCGCAGCCGGCTCAAAGCCATCGGCGAGCGGCTGCGCCAGGGCGAGGAAGGGCTCATTATGCGGACGGTCTCCGAGGACGAGCCTGCGGATGCGGTAGAGGGGGATCTGGCCTTCCTGCGGGCCCAGTGGGAGGGCATTACCCGGCGGGCGAAGGAATCGGCTGCACCGGCCCTCCTGCACTCTGATCTCAGCATTGTCCAGCGGTTCATCCGCGATGCCTTCAATCCGCAGCGTGACGAGCTGATGATCGATTCAGCCAAGGCGGTTCAGGAAGCCGAAGCCTTCCTGGACGAGCTGGCTCCTGAAGGGCACAAGCCGGTAGGATTCTACCGGGGGCCGGAGTCCATTTTCACGGCATATGGTGTGATGGAGCAGCTCCACAAGAGCTTCGGCCGCAAAATCATTCTCGAAGGCGGGGCCACGCTGATCTGGGATGAGACCGAGGCGCTGACCGTCATTGATGTCAATACCGCGCAGTATACCGGCGGGACGAATCTGGAGGATACAGTAACGCGCACCAACCTGCTGGCAGCCGAAGAGATTGGGCGTCTGGTCCGGCTCCGGGATACCGGGGGCATTATCATCGTTGACTTCATAGACATGGAGCGGGGAGAGCACCGCAAGCAGGTGACGGACAAGCTGGAGAGCATCATCAGCCGTGACCGGACCAAGACGCATATTCTTGGCTGGACCCATCTCGGCCTGCTGGAAATGACCCGTAAGAAAGCCAGACATGATTCAGCTGGCTTCGCCCCAGTGATCTGTCACTGCTGTGGGGGAACCGGCAAGGTGGGGGAATGGCTGGAATAG
- the mreC gene encoding rod shape-determining protein MreC codes for MRLFKLFNNKRLFILLITLVAFIVLMGFSLGPRKSLSWPENFLRDTTGFVQKLFYKPAGYIAGFFEDIGNLHNLAEENKQLKILAAQYARDKAQYNFIKARNEQYEIDLKFTEAQKNLYKYEYHIANVVSVTTEPGNNTLVIDLGSKDGIRLNMSVTSTEGLVGVISNVSNFTSTVKLMTMMDINDPNSQPPITATAMNKEGKTFGVIESYDQQTGRLLMNKIPVGDPIAKDDIIISSGIGGVYPRGMTIGTVEEVKIGEFGLTSTAIIKPAAEFQDWKELFVVFTEERVE; via the coding sequence TTGAGATTGTTTAAGCTGTTCAACAATAAACGTCTGTTTATATTACTTATTACACTGGTTGCCTTTATCGTTCTGATGGGCTTCAGTCTGGGACCGCGGAAGAGCTTGTCCTGGCCGGAGAACTTCCTGAGGGATACGACCGGTTTCGTACAGAAGTTGTTCTACAAGCCCGCTGGATATATAGCGGGCTTCTTCGAAGATATCGGGAATCTGCATAATTTAGCCGAAGAGAACAAGCAGCTCAAGATTCTGGCAGCGCAATATGCCCGGGATAAGGCGCAGTATAATTTTATTAAAGCCCGGAATGAGCAATATGAAATAGATCTTAAATTTACAGAAGCTCAGAAGAATCTGTATAAATATGAATATCATATTGCTAACGTGGTAAGTGTGACAACAGAACCGGGCAATAATACGCTTGTGATTGATCTCGGATCGAAGGATGGAATCAGGCTGAATATGTCTGTAACTTCCACCGAGGGACTGGTAGGGGTAATCAGCAATGTGAGTAATTTCACCTCGACGGTGAAGCTGATGACAATGATGGATATCAATGATCCGAATTCCCAGCCCCCGATAACGGCGACGGCAATGAACAAGGAAGGTAAGACCTTCGGTGTTATTGAGAGCTACGACCAGCAGACCGGGAGGCTGCTTATGAACAAGATCCCAGTCGGAGATCCGATCGCCAAGGATGACATCATCATTTCCTCTGGTATCGGCGGTGTGTATCCGCGCGGAATGACGATCGGTACAGTGGAGGAAGTGAAGATTGGCGAGTTCGGACTGACCTCTACGGCCATTATCAAGCCGGCGGCAGAATTCCAGGACTGGAAGGAACTCTTCGTTGTCTTTACGGAGGAGCGTGTGGAATAG
- a CDS encoding M23 family metallopeptidase, with translation MTTPNNFNNRRHKRMEHLLEDQSGGGTVPELFRQPGSGSSPPYREWGPDSGGGATPEPDPEDLWKRQHRNWDDDSGGGRPGFGRGLLRRTTASVLVFGAVWGIFTVQEPWALKTQYFITNVLSSDMDFVAVQVWYEEHFNGAPSFIPIFGDQQVPAEKVTADHQLSAPLAGIVVSPFTASLQGIEILPSGDSSAGVTVKSVDTGRVLSVSKETSGGIRVTVRHTGGLTAEYGHLSGTQLAVDDWLQSGEAVGWIQGAGETERPLLFLAMMKDKSYIDPAEVVSFD, from the coding sequence ATGACAACCCCTAATAACTTCAACAACCGCCGCCACAAACGAATGGAGCATCTGCTGGAGGATCAGTCTGGTGGCGGCACTGTACCGGAGCTGTTCCGGCAGCCCGGCAGCGGCAGTTCCCCCCCGTACAGGGAGTGGGGGCCGGACTCTGGAGGCGGCGCTACGCCCGAGCCTGATCCGGAAGACCTGTGGAAGCGGCAGCACCGCAATTGGGACGATGACAGCGGCGGAGGAAGGCCGGGGTTCGGCAGAGGTCTGCTGCGGCGCACCACAGCCAGTGTGCTGGTCTTCGGCGCGGTCTGGGGCATCTTCACGGTTCAGGAGCCATGGGCTCTGAAAACGCAGTATTTCATTACGAATGTTCTCAGCAGTGATATGGACTTCGTAGCGGTGCAGGTATGGTATGAGGAGCACTTCAACGGGGCTCCGTCCTTCATACCTATCTTCGGGGACCAGCAGGTGCCGGCGGAGAAGGTGACGGCAGACCACCAGCTCAGCGCCCCGCTGGCAGGCATTGTGGTCAGCCCGTTCACGGCTTCTCTTCAGGGGATTGAAATTCTGCCGTCAGGCGATTCAAGTGCCGGTGTCACGGTGAAAAGTGTAGATACGGGCCGGGTCCTGTCCGTCTCCAAGGAGACTTCCGGGGGCATCCGTGTCACGGTCCGCCATACCGGAGGGCTTACAGCAGAGTACGGCCATCTGAGCGGAACACAGCTTGCGGTTGACGACTGGCTGCAGAGCGGGGAGGCAGTCGGCTGGATTCAGGGGGCGGGGGAGACGGAGCGCCCGCTGCTTTTTCTGGCGATGATGAAAGACAAGTCTTATATTGATCCCGCTGAAGTGGTATCGTTTGATTAG
- a CDS encoding rod shape-determining protein: MLGGFTKDLGIDLGTANTLVYVRGKGIVVREPSVVAINTDTKSIEAVGESAKKMIGRTPGNIRAIRPMKDGVIADFDTTATMIKYFIRQAQKQRSMFQRHPNVMVCVPSGITAVEQRAVEDATKQAGAREAYIIEEPFAAAIGADLPVWEPTGSMVVDIGGGTTEVAVISLGGIVTSRSVRVAGDEADESIIQYIKRQYNLMIGERTSEQLKMDVGSALPLEKAETMEIRGRDLVTGLPKTLTITSDEICEALSDTVNAIVEAVKVTLEKCPPELAADIMDRGIVLTGGGALLRNLDKLLARETGMPVIVAENPLDCVAIGTGKALENIHLFKSRSGTGLRSKR, encoded by the coding sequence ATGTTAGGTGGTTTTACGAAAGATTTAGGAATTGACCTGGGGACAGCGAATACGCTGGTCTATGTGCGTGGTAAAGGAATTGTTGTCAGAGAGCCTTCCGTGGTTGCTATTAATACGGATACTAAGTCTATTGAAGCTGTAGGGGAATCCGCCAAAAAAATGATCGGACGCACCCCCGGCAACATCCGGGCGATCCGTCCGATGAAGGATGGGGTCATTGCCGACTTCGATACTACGGCAACTATGATTAAATATTTCATCCGCCAGGCCCAGAAGCAGCGCTCGATGTTCCAGCGCCACCCGAATGTGATGGTATGCGTACCTTCCGGGATAACAGCCGTTGAACAGCGTGCGGTTGAGGATGCGACCAAGCAGGCCGGCGCACGGGAAGCCTACATCATTGAAGAGCCTTTTGCTGCTGCCATCGGGGCAGATCTTCCGGTATGGGAGCCTACAGGCAGTATGGTTGTGGATATCGGCGGCGGTACCACCGAGGTGGCTGTCATCTCGCTCGGAGGGATTGTAACCAGCCGCTCTGTACGTGTGGCCGGGGATGAAGCGGATGAGTCAATCATCCAGTACATCAAGCGCCAGTACAATCTGATGATCGGGGAGCGCACCTCGGAGCAGCTCAAGATGGATGTGGGTTCTGCCCTGCCGCTGGAGAAGGCTGAGACCATGGAGATCCGCGGACGCGATCTGGTAACCGGTCTGCCGAAGACGCTGACAATCACCTCTGATGAGATTTGTGAAGCGTTGTCTGATACTGTTAATGCGATTGTTGAAGCCGTGAAGGTGACCCTGGAGAAATGTCCGCCGGAGCTGGCTGCTGATATTATGGACCGCGGAATTGTGCTTACGGGCGGCGGCGCGCTGCTGCGCAATCTCGATAAGCTGCTGGCGCGCGAGACCGGAATGCCGGTAATTGTGGCCGAGAATCCGCTGGATTGTGTAGCTATCGGCACAGGTAAGGCGCTGGAGAATATTCATCTGTTCAAGAGCCGCAGCGGTACAGGTCTGCGCTCCAAGCGCTAG
- a CDS encoding Maf family protein → MEHNNTRHIILASGSPRRRELLASLGLSFEVLVSDADESTPPEWTPDAIVQSLALRKAEALIPQAGDRNALIIGSDTIVVLGGEVLGKPADKQDSARMLRLLQGRTHQVYTGVACISLPERVTLVDYRVTSVSMRAMSEEEISAYIATGEPADKAGSYAIQGLGATLVEAIDGCYFNVVGLPLSLLSGMLSRFGISVLNGQQGS, encoded by the coding sequence GTGGAGCATAACAACACACGGCATATTATTCTGGCCTCGGGTTCACCGCGGCGGCGCGAGCTGTTGGCTTCGCTTGGCCTCTCCTTTGAGGTGCTGGTCAGCGATGCGGATGAGAGCACACCGCCGGAGTGGACGCCGGACGCCATTGTGCAGAGCCTCGCTCTGCGTAAGGCAGAGGCGCTCATTCCGCAGGCCGGAGACCGGAATGCCCTGATTATCGGCAGCGACACGATCGTTGTGCTAGGCGGCGAGGTGCTCGGCAAGCCGGCGGACAAGCAGGACAGCGCGAGAATGCTGCGCCTGCTGCAAGGCCGGACCCACCAGGTATATACCGGGGTGGCCTGTATCTCCCTGCCGGAGAGAGTTACGCTGGTGGATTACAGGGTCACCTCGGTATCGATGAGAGCCATGAGCGAAGAAGAGATCTCCGCCTACATAGCGACCGGGGAGCCTGCCGACAAAGCCGGCTCTTATGCTATACAAGGACTGGGCGCCACCCTGGTGGAAGCAATTGACGGCTGTTATTTCAACGTGGTCGGTCTGCCGCTGTCACTGCTGAGCGGCATGTTGTCCCGGTTCGGTATTTCGGTGCTGAACGGGCAGCAGGGAAGCTAA